One window of the Rhizorhabdus dicambivorans genome contains the following:
- a CDS encoding aldehyde dehydrogenase family protein, with protein MNEQSSIIQARPAFLNGKPKKLLIGGNWVEAQSGQTFGSFNPSTGEALDPVALGAKADVDLAVAAARRAFEGPWSKFKPADRQRVILKLADLIEANFDELFLLDSIDMGAPIIMQPFIQRLVVDTFRFCAGMAVGIQGETLPNSVPGNIFSYTLREPVGIVAGIVPWNGPVFNATWKIAPALATGCTLVLKPAEQASLSPLRLGELCLEAGIPEGVINIVTGYGDDAGAALSAHLDVDKVAFTGSCETGQRIVQASAGNLKRLTLELGGKSPDIVFADADLDAAVPGAAMAVYGNSGQVCSAGSRLFVERKVYDEFTEKVAAFAKGLKVGNSLDPSTMIGPLVSQGQLERVSGYLDIGAKEGARAMAGGARLTDGDLANGYFVPPTLFADVNDDMTIAKEEIFGPVISAIPFDDIEEVVKRANKTVFGLGSGVWTRDVKKAHKLAGLIRAGSVWVNCYQAMDPAVPFGGYKMSGYGSESGKHHIDEYLNTKSVWINVD; from the coding sequence ATGAACGAACAGAGTTCCATCATCCAGGCCCGCCCGGCCTTCCTGAACGGCAAGCCCAAGAAGCTGCTGATCGGCGGCAACTGGGTCGAGGCGCAGTCGGGCCAGACCTTCGGCTCCTTCAATCCCTCGACCGGCGAAGCGCTCGATCCCGTAGCGCTGGGCGCCAAAGCAGATGTCGACCTGGCGGTCGCGGCAGCGCGGCGTGCGTTCGAGGGGCCGTGGAGCAAGTTCAAGCCCGCCGATCGCCAGCGCGTGATCCTGAAGCTGGCCGACCTGATCGAGGCCAATTTCGACGAGCTGTTCCTGCTCGATTCGATCGACATGGGCGCGCCGATCATCATGCAGCCCTTCATCCAGCGCCTGGTGGTCGACACCTTCCGCTTCTGCGCGGGCATGGCGGTGGGCATCCAGGGCGAGACACTTCCTAATTCGGTGCCCGGCAACATCTTCTCCTACACGCTGCGTGAGCCGGTCGGTATCGTCGCCGGCATCGTTCCATGGAACGGCCCGGTGTTCAACGCGACGTGGAAGATCGCCCCCGCACTGGCCACCGGCTGCACGCTGGTTCTCAAGCCCGCCGAACAGGCCTCGCTCAGCCCGCTGCGGCTCGGCGAACTGTGCCTGGAGGCTGGCATCCCCGAAGGGGTGATCAACATTGTCACGGGCTACGGGGATGATGCGGGCGCAGCGCTGTCGGCGCATCTGGACGTGGACAAGGTAGCCTTCACCGGATCGTGCGAGACCGGCCAGCGGATCGTGCAGGCTTCTGCCGGCAACCTCAAGCGCCTGACCCTCGAACTGGGGGGTAAATCGCCCGACATCGTCTTCGCCGACGCCGATCTGGACGCGGCGGTGCCTGGTGCGGCGATGGCCGTCTACGGCAATTCGGGCCAGGTGTGCAGCGCCGGCAGCCGCCTGTTCGTCGAGCGCAAGGTCTATGACGAGTTCACCGAAAAGGTCGCCGCCTTCGCCAAGGGCCTCAAGGTCGGCAACAGCCTCGATCCGTCGACGATGATCGGCCCACTGGTCTCACAAGGCCAGCTCGAGCGGGTCAGCGGCTATCTCGATATCGGCGCGAAGGAAGGCGCGCGCGCGATGGCGGGCGGCGCCCGGCTGACCGACGGAGATCTGGCCAACGGCTATTTCGTCCCGCCGACGCTGTTCGCTGACGTGAACGACGATATGACGATCGCCAAGGAGGAGATTTTCGGCCCCGTCATCTCCGCCATCCCATTCGACGACATCGAGGAGGTGGTGAAGCGCGCCAACAAAACCGTCTTCGGCCTTGGCAGCGGCGTGTGGACCCGCGACGTGAAGAAGGCGCACAAGCTGGCCGGCCTGATCCGCGCCGGATCGGTGTGGGTCAACTGCTATCAGGCGATGGACCCGGCGGTGCCGTTCGGCGGGTACAAGATGAGCGGTTACGGCTCCGAGAGCGGCAAGCACCATATCGACGAGTATCTCAACACCAAGTCGGTGTGGATCAACGTCGACTGA
- a CDS encoding PQQ-dependent dehydrogenase, methanol/ethanol family: protein MKAVKAGAKYSAVALAAALLVSARPAPPPIEWPVYGRTNAALRFAPIDQIDKANVGSLGLAWYQQLDTDRGQESTPIMVGGVLYVSTAWSKVFAFDARTGKRLWGFDPEVPPATLPKGCCDAINRGVSVANGRVYVGTLDGRLIALDATTGRKLWSVVTVDQSKPYTITGATMTVGRLVLIGNAGAEYGVRGYLSAYDGATGRLVWRFYTVPNPDGKPDGQPSDKPLRELAEPGWFGDVWRKAGGGGTVWDSMAYDAETGILYFGVGNGGPYDWHIRSQGKGDNLFLSSIVAVKAATGEYLWHYQTTPEDSWDFTATQQITLLDADFKGRPRKLLLQAPKNGFFYILDRITGELLSAEPYAKVNWANGVDMKTGRPNIVPGAHYQEKPFLQSPSGLGAHSWHPMAYSPQTRLMYIPTQVMSQLYARSTDFTYRPGHMNVAIDTRTLAVPDDPALLAQMKASIYGELIAWDPFEHKIRWRVKHPSMLNGGVLATAGGLVFQGDAEGHLNAYDASTGERLWSYRTVNGIVAPPISYALDGRQYVAVMVGYGGPTAMYGTIVPYRPRLPGRLMVFALGGKTKAKPYDIPAPVPVNVAGVSSAGDPVRGLAAYNDTCLVCHGFSATGRYTADLRRSETIKDADIFRGVVLDGAFEQKGMVSFAQYVSPERAEDIRAYLLQEARKLVDRGDPDAKTAPR from the coding sequence ATGAAGGCCGTCAAGGCAGGGGCGAAATATTCGGCGGTGGCGCTGGCGGCTGCACTCTTGGTGTCGGCCCGGCCCGCTCCGCCGCCTATCGAGTGGCCGGTCTATGGACGCACCAACGCGGCGCTGCGCTTCGCGCCCATCGATCAGATCGATAAGGCCAATGTCGGTTCGCTCGGCCTCGCCTGGTATCAGCAGCTCGATACCGACCGCGGGCAGGAATCGACCCCGATCATGGTCGGCGGTGTGCTCTATGTCAGCACCGCCTGGTCGAAGGTGTTCGCTTTCGATGCGCGCACCGGCAAGCGGCTATGGGGTTTCGATCCCGAAGTGCCGCCCGCGACCTTGCCCAAGGGGTGCTGCGACGCGATCAACCGGGGCGTCTCCGTGGCGAACGGCCGGGTCTATGTGGGTACGCTCGACGGCCGGCTGATCGCGCTTGATGCCACGACGGGGCGCAAGCTCTGGTCGGTCGTCACCGTCGACCAGTCGAAACCCTACACGATCACGGGTGCCACGATGACGGTGGGCAGGCTGGTTTTGATCGGCAATGCCGGCGCCGAGTATGGGGTGCGCGGCTACCTCTCCGCCTATGACGGCGCCACCGGCCGGCTGGTCTGGCGCTTCTACACCGTGCCAAATCCAGATGGGAAGCCGGACGGCCAGCCTTCGGACAAGCCCTTGCGGGAACTGGCCGAACCCGGCTGGTTCGGCGACGTTTGGCGCAAGGCTGGCGGCGGCGGCACCGTGTGGGATTCGATGGCTTATGATGCCGAGACGGGCATCCTCTATTTCGGTGTCGGCAATGGCGGCCCCTATGACTGGCATATCCGCTCGCAGGGCAAGGGCGACAATCTCTTTCTGTCGTCGATCGTCGCGGTGAAGGCGGCGACGGGCGAATATCTATGGCATTACCAGACGACGCCCGAGGACAGCTGGGATTTCACCGCTACGCAGCAGATCACCCTGCTCGATGCCGATTTCAAGGGCAGGCCGCGCAAGCTGCTGCTCCAGGCTCCGAAGAACGGGTTCTTCTACATTCTGGATCGGATAACCGGCGAACTGCTCTCCGCCGAACCCTATGCCAAAGTGAACTGGGCGAACGGCGTCGACATGAAGACCGGCAGGCCGAACATCGTGCCCGGTGCCCATTATCAGGAAAAGCCGTTCCTGCAGTCGCCCTCGGGTCTCGGCGCGCACAGCTGGCATCCGATGGCGTACAGCCCGCAGACGCGGCTGATGTATATTCCCACCCAGGTGATGTCGCAGCTCTATGCGCGATCGACGGATTTCACCTACCGGCCCGGCCATATGAACGTGGCGATCGACACGCGAACTTTGGCGGTGCCCGACGATCCGGCCCTGCTCGCGCAGATGAAGGCCTCGATCTATGGCGAACTGATCGCGTGGGATCCGTTCGAGCACAAGATACGCTGGCGGGTGAAGCATCCGTCGATGCTCAACGGCGGGGTGCTGGCGACGGCGGGCGGCCTGGTCTTCCAGGGCGATGCGGAGGGCCACCTCAACGCCTATGACGCGTCGACCGGAGAGAGACTCTGGTCGTACCGAACCGTTAACGGGATCGTCGCGCCGCCGATCAGCTATGCGCTCGATGGCCGGCAATATGTCGCGGTGATGGTCGGCTATGGCGGGCCGACCGCGATGTACGGCACGATCGTACCCTATCGGCCGCGCCTGCCCGGCCGGCTGATGGTGTTCGCTTTGGGGGGCAAGACGAAGGCGAAGCCCTATGACATCCCCGCGCCGGTGCCGGTCAACGTCGCCGGTGTCAGTTCGGCGGGCGATCCGGTGCGCGGTCTGGCGGCGTATAACGACACCTGCCTGGTCTGCCACGGCTTCAGCGCCACCGGCCGCTACACCGCCGACCTGCGCCGCTCGGAGACCATCAAGGACGCGGATATATTTCGTGGTGTGGTGCTGGATGGCGCCTTCGAGCAGAAGGGCATGGTGAGTTTCGCGCAATATGTCTCGCCCGAACGGGCCGAGGATATTCGCGCCTACCTGCTCCAGGAAGCGCGCAAGCTGGTCGATCGCGGCGATCCGGACGCAAAAACGGCGCCGCGCTGA
- a CDS encoding TonB-dependent receptor, whose amino-acid sequence MRHHIHWLLTSACCGALLHQPARAQTPDEVTGPQIEEIVVTAQKRTQKLQDVPLAVTAFTGDTLKARGITNVGELTLSTPGLQIQPGGGGSVIPFLRGVGSTAAAVGNESSVAVYLDGVYYTRLPPGFLTLNNIDRVEVLKGPQGTLFGRNSSGGVVNIVTPDPSQTFKAQGSIGYSRFKTIHGDAYVTGPLGENLSMDLSVGGTRQGDGWGRNLATGNRVGFVDDYTIRSKLLFEPGNATKLLLSGFYSYSNSGSQGNTFPGFTRGTRTIPGLITLPLDDFQDHNSDIDGRLRAKFWGVSLRAEQDLGFARLTSISAYTHDSERSKGDGDYGPVADFIYYQKAKLKQFTQELQLAANAGSRLNWILGLFYYDTKTAYPNDFSGLLFDATIFPGAHLYLENFQHVKSYAAYGQATYEIAPGLSLTGGLRYTRDKLSGNGIQNLATQNVVLNPGTPLIPVGTAADRKTFEKVTFRAAIDYKFTPGILGYVSFSRGYKSAGYNLIPFSAPPQRPETLDAYEAGFKMDLFERRVRLNSAAFYYKVRDPQVQLLQNGSLALSNADGSRVYGLELDGQAAVTEALTMRASFTWLDSKYTSYGSIVGGVCVRCAPSGPPSPTGGAVSPLRDIVANGNRTPLAAKATFNVGADYGFDVGSGRVTLSADYYHNSGYYFEPDNLLHQPHYDLVNAQLKFAPNDHLAVRLWGKNLLDKEYVALALTQEGGPGYPYLAGAPLSYGVSVDFRF is encoded by the coding sequence ATGCGACATCATATACATTGGCTGCTTACATCCGCCTGCTGCGGCGCGCTGCTTCATCAACCGGCCCGGGCCCAGACGCCGGACGAGGTCACCGGCCCGCAGATCGAGGAAATCGTCGTTACTGCGCAGAAGCGCACGCAGAAGCTGCAAGACGTGCCGCTGGCCGTCACCGCCTTCACCGGCGATACGTTGAAGGCCCGGGGCATCACCAACGTCGGCGAACTGACCCTGAGCACGCCGGGCCTGCAGATCCAGCCGGGCGGCGGCGGATCGGTGATCCCTTTCCTGCGCGGCGTGGGCAGTACTGCCGCCGCCGTCGGCAATGAATCGAGCGTCGCGGTCTATCTCGACGGGGTCTATTATACCCGCCTGCCACCGGGTTTCCTGACCCTTAACAACATCGATCGGGTCGAGGTGCTGAAGGGCCCGCAAGGCACCCTGTTCGGGCGCAACTCCTCGGGCGGCGTCGTCAACATCGTCACCCCGGATCCCTCTCAAACATTCAAGGCGCAGGGCAGCATCGGCTATAGCCGGTTCAAAACCATCCATGGCGATGCCTATGTCACCGGGCCGCTCGGCGAAAATCTGTCGATGGACTTGTCGGTCGGCGGCACCAGGCAGGGCGACGGCTGGGGGCGGAACCTCGCTACCGGCAACAGGGTCGGCTTCGTGGACGATTATACGATCCGATCGAAGCTGCTGTTCGAGCCCGGCAACGCCACCAAGCTGCTCCTGTCGGGATTCTATTCCTATTCGAACTCGGGCAGCCAGGGGAACACCTTCCCCGGCTTCACGCGCGGTACCCGCACCATCCCCGGCCTGATCACCCTGCCGCTGGACGATTTCCAGGATCATAATTCGGATATCGACGGCCGGCTGCGGGCCAAATTCTGGGGTGTTTCGCTGCGCGCCGAACAGGATCTCGGTTTCGCCCGGCTCACCAGCATCAGCGCCTATACCCACGACAGCGAACGATCCAAAGGCGATGGCGACTATGGTCCGGTCGCCGATTTCATCTATTACCAGAAGGCGAAACTGAAGCAGTTCACCCAGGAACTGCAACTGGCGGCCAATGCCGGCAGCCGGCTGAACTGGATTCTTGGCTTGTTCTATTATGATACCAAGACGGCCTATCCAAATGATTTCTCAGGACTTCTGTTCGACGCGACCATCTTCCCCGGCGCGCACCTTTATCTTGAGAATTTCCAGCATGTGAAATCCTACGCTGCCTATGGCCAGGCGACGTATGAGATCGCTCCGGGCCTGAGTCTGACCGGCGGCCTGCGCTACACCCGCGACAAGCTGTCCGGGAACGGCATTCAAAACCTGGCCACCCAGAATGTCGTGCTCAACCCCGGCACCCCGCTGATCCCGGTCGGCACGGCCGCCGACCGCAAGACCTTCGAGAAGGTCACCTTCCGGGCGGCGATCGACTATAAATTCACTCCAGGAATATTGGGCTATGTCTCGTTCAGCCGCGGCTACAAGTCGGCGGGCTATAATCTGATCCCCTTCTCGGCCCCGCCGCAGCGCCCCGAAACGCTGGACGCCTATGAAGCCGGCTTCAAGATGGACCTGTTCGAGCGGCGCGTCCGGCTCAACAGCGCGGCCTTCTACTACAAGGTCCGGGACCCGCAGGTGCAGCTGCTCCAGAACGGATCGCTGGCGCTGTCCAACGCCGACGGATCGCGGGTCTATGGCCTCGAACTGGACGGACAGGCGGCGGTCACCGAGGCGCTGACGATGCGGGCCAGCTTCACCTGGCTCGATTCCAAATATACCAGCTATGGATCGATCGTCGGCGGAGTCTGCGTCCGCTGCGCGCCGAGCGGCCCGCCCTCGCCCACCGGGGGGGCGGTCTCCCCGCTGCGCGATATCGTGGCCAACGGCAACCGCACCCCGCTAGCGGCCAAGGCGACGTTCAATGTGGGCGCCGATTACGGCTTCGATGTGGGCAGCGGACGCGTCACCCTGAGCGCAGATTATTATCACAACAGCGGCTATTACTTCGAGCCCGACAACCTGCTCCACCAGCCCCATTATGATCTGGTCAACGCCCAGCTCAAGTTCGCGCCGAACGATCATCTGGCGGTCCGGCTATGGGGCAAGAACCTTCTCGACAAGGAATATGTGGCGCTGGCCCTGACTCAGGAAGGCGGTCCCGGCTATCCCTATCTGGCCGGTGCTCCGCTCAGCTATGGCGTGTCAGTCGACTTCAGATTCTGA